The following DNA comes from Rosa rugosa chromosome 5, drRosRugo1.1, whole genome shotgun sequence.
GAGAGGTGGGCAGCTGATATGGGTAAGATGGACATGGTTGTGTTATCAGTTGGGCATTGGTTTTTGCATCCTGCTGTGTATTTTGAGGGTGGTTCAGCTCTTGGGTGTCATTTCTGTCCTGGTCTGAATCACACTGAGATTGGCTTCTATGATGTTCTGAGAAAGGCCGTAAGGACTACCCTAAAGACCATAACTGAAAGGAGAGGGACTAGTGAGAATGGGATCAATGTAATTGTGACTACATTTTCACCAGCTCATTTTGAAGGTGAGTGGGACAAGGCTGGGGCTTGTCCCAAGACCAAGCCTTACAACAAGGGAGAGAAAAATCttgaaggaatggatgctgAGATGAGGCAAGTTGAGGTGGAAGAAGTGGAAGCTGCTAAGGTGAATGGTAAagggttttcagggtttaaGGTTGAAGAATTGGATGTGAGCTATTTGTCATTGATGAGGCCAGATGGGCACCCTGGGCCTTATATGAACCCATTTCCATTTTTTAATGGGGTGAAAGAGAGGGTGCAAAATGATTGTGTACATTGGTGTTTGCCTGGGGCTATTGACACATGGAATGAGATATTGCTGGAGATCATGAAGAAATGGAATCGGGGTTGATTATTGAGAGGTATGTGAGTTATTACAGGACCAGATTGGTGGCTTCTTTTTAATGTTGCTCTAAATTTGGGTGGTGGTGGTTGATCCGGACAAAGCCAAAAGATGAGGTAGGCAAAATTGAATTGGCTGGTTTTGTTTGGGCTCTGCTGTAACTGAAGGAAACAAAGAAGATTGAGAATTTGGTGCAGAAATTTTGAGGGAGATTTAAATTAAGGGTGCCTTTGTAATCATTATGCTTGGAAGGTAGTTTCCATGGATGTTGGTCTATGGGAAGTGTACAAATGAATTCAATTGCAAGAGGTGGTATAGAATCGTTATAGATAATTGGCAGTTTCTGTGTTTTGTTTCAGAATCTATAGCTTGCCACGTTTTTACAAATTTCCGGCCTTCAAAATCAACTGTTTCCCTTGAGGGATTTGTGTGAATGTGAATTTGTATCGTTATATCTTTTTCTTCAACTTATATTCTTCACACTTTGAGTATTTTCCTTTTTGAGAGTAGAGCTCAAAGGAGATGGACACTGAAAAAATGGAGTGTTTTCCATTCAGAGATTTTCATGCATGCTGTGAAACTTGCTCCAAACAATGGTGTACAAGTGAAGTTTAGTATGTAATGAACCTGTTTCCAAACTCCAAAGTAAAGAAGACAAGTGTGTAATTCATCTAGTACAAACTAGTAAAGGGTTAATTTCTTCTGGTAACTGTGATTTTGGTCAGATGGTGTTTctatttttaaatatttaacCTTGGcaatttttgttaaatttagTCATATTACATGACAACAAATAGCTTATGTCATTAGACTTAAGTCTTCTCTTCATGCGTAGAAAGTTGTGATTGTAACTCAAGAACGATatattgttgttgtgaattagagaaaataattattaaaattaGCTTACGTGCACTGTCATGATCAATTTTAAAGTCACTCTTAGTCTTCTCTCGCACAACATACCAAATACGATCCTTCACACTAATTTTACAAAATATAGCATGACTTAATTTGGGGCATTGACAGAGTGAAGAGAAAGTATAGATTCATAGAATTATAACGCAACTCATTTTCATTCTCACTTTCAATGAATTCGGTTTAAGTTGCTGATTGGTACAGATTCTTTACAAGTTATCTCGACTCTTACTTTTGACCAATTTGGTATGCGTTGTAAGATACATGGTTTAGACATTCCACCCACCAATGAGCGAATCCTAGTTATCTTACAAACAAAGTTACTAAGAGACGATAAGAGAGCTCATATCAGAATTGACGAAGGAAAAAGTAGCACACACCCTAACTAATTACCGAAGGATGGAAATGAGGACAAGTGTCAATAAAATATCGAGGAAttgaccaaaaaagaagaagcaaattgTGATGCAAGTTGTTCTCATCTAGTTCTCTACTACTCCACAACCACAGTAATCACGTTGTTAGACTTCTATGGCTGCAGCAGCttcactctctttctctttggATCCACACCGCCATCTCTCTTCCAATCCCCACTTCACTCCCTCAACCTCACTTCTAATCCCCAAACACTCTTTTAGAATCTTCCATAACTCCAATCGTTACACTCtcaaatcttcttcttcttcttctcattctCATTCTTCTACAGCTACTTCTCCGAGCCCACCATCACTACCCAGCTCTTCATTTCTCGAAGCCCCACTCAGAACCGGCCGGTTTCTCAGCAATGAAGACCTCGAGAAGCTCAAGTCGCTCGAGAATTTCAGGTACTATCAGGAACTGGAGTCCGGGTCGATGTGGGTTCGGGTCATGAGGTCGGAGGAGATGGACATCACTGTTGGGCTTTTGGCCGAGTCGTTTGCCGAGTCGATGCTTCTGCCTTCTGGGTATGTGGTTCTCTTGGGCTTCTTGGTCAAGCAGTACTTGATGGAGCGAAGGGAGTTGATGCCCCACACCGCCACGCTTATTGGGTTTTACAGAAGCAACAAGGATGAGGCTAAAGATGAGAGCTTTGAGGATAAAGGTGAGAGCTTTGAGGAGAAAGATGGAGGCTTTggaggagaagatgaagatggggtTTTGGCGGGGACTGTGGAGGTTTGCTTTGACAAGAAGGGTGCCAATGCTTCTACTCCTACGCCAACTCCGCCCAAGAATTCGCCTTATATAAGCAACATGGCTGTGAAGAAGTCGCTTCGGAggttcggtttcggttttcTAATGAGACTTTTCTTACTCAGAATTGCATTGTGTGATTGGCAATGTGTAACTGTTTGTCTTGATATATATATGATAGTATGATAGGATTATAGATATAGTAGGCATGGTGTAATTGGAAAAACTTGGATGCTTGTGTGGTTTCTTAATCTGTTTGATTTGATTGGTATGATGGTATTAAGCATTGGAATCGTATGACATGACAAGAGTAGTTATGTTTCTGTGTTGATCAGTAATTTGCAATCTAAACTGTAATCGGTAGAGCATTTGAGTTAAGTAGTAGGTGAAGTTGAGTTGAAGAGGCTTAAACTCAGTCTCGTTTATACAGTCTTCATTTGGCTAGTTTGAGCTCTCACCCATAGTCACTAGCTAAAACATTCAACCAGATTTAAGCCAGGGCTGAGGGTGGCTGGACCTAAATTGAATGCCTTCGTTTATCATAACTCTATTATTTTATGAACTAGGATCATCAGAAGAACTTCTCAGTATAGCACTAGAATCATAAAAGCTTATGTTCACAATTCATGACCGAGACTGGATTGGAGGTTTCTGATATTGTGAATTTCAGGAGGGGCATTGGCTGGCATCTTTTGAAGGCAAGTGAGGAATTGATTTCTCAGATGAGTTCTTCAAGAGAGGCGTACTTGCATTGCAGAATGATCGATGCAGCTCCATTCAACATGTATACAAAAGCAGGTTACAACATTGTAAAGACAGATAGCATTTTGATACTACTGACGTTGCAGAGGCGGAAACACTTAATGTACAAGAAACTTCCAGTCTTGACCAGCTTTTCAGAATCAGAAACTTTGTGTTCTGAAGAGGATGAAAATCACTATTGAATATGTGAAATACATAATGTGTGGTTTTTAGGTAAATGCAGTTTGTACTACATTACTCATTCGATTACCTCATATACTTCtccccctccctctctcttctcttgaTCTATCAGTTGTGTTTCTTGAGGATTTTATATAAGATGTACTCATAAATAGCTATGCATTGAAATCTCGTTCGGTTGCATGTTCCTCACTCCATTTATTGGTTATTTTGTCCAGGATAGCTTGTCACAGACCTTTGAGGGGGTGAAGATTATCGAGCTGATTGAAGTTTGGCTAGAGGCTGCTTGACCCTATGTTCCAGCAAGTTGTGCTTGCTTTGTGTACACGTATGGTAGAGACTTGTTTTGTTGCAGGTAATCTTATCAGGCATTTTCCGTTTTATGTACATGGTCTGTAGTCCTGATGCTATTGCAAACATACATTTTATTTGGCTATTCCAGTCCTATTCTGATACATGTGTTTCAGATAttgtatatattttaatatcaaaaaTTGTTGTCCTGACTCCTGAGCTTCTATTCTAATACAAACTATAATTGGAATTGGGTATCATTTAATCAACTCTGTCCTTTAACTTGTTAGATCTGTAAATGGTCAAAAAGATATATTTGAATGTTGAATAATTGTACTCTTCCTAGAGTTCTCAATATTGTTTCCTCAATGAATTCCCACCTTCCCTCCCTTCTGTTTTCTAGCTTTGGTGCTAGAGGCTTGAAGTTTCTTCAATTAGTGTCCTGGGATCACTGTAATAGCGATATGCTTTTTTTCTTGAAGTA
Coding sequences within:
- the LOC133709679 gene encoding GCN5-related N-acetyltransferase 5, chloroplastic → MAAAASLSFSLDPHRHLSSNPHFTPSTSLLIPKHSFRIFHNSNRYTLKSSSSSSHSHSSTATSPSPPSLPSSSFLEAPLRTGRFLSNEDLEKLKSLENFRYYQELESGSMWVRVMRSEEMDITVGLLAESFAESMLLPSGYVVLLGFLVKQYLMERRELMPHTATLIGFYRSNKDEAKDESFEDKGESFEEKDGGFGGEDEDGVLAGTVEVCFDKKGANASTPTPTPPKNSPYISNMAVKKSLRRRGIGWHLLKASEELISQMSSSREAYLHCRMIDAAPFNMYTKAGYNIVKTDSILILLTLQRRKHLMYKKLPVLTSFSESETLCSEEDENHY